A window from Malania oleifera isolate guangnan ecotype guangnan chromosome 7, ASM2987363v1, whole genome shotgun sequence encodes these proteins:
- the LOC131160807 gene encoding uncharacterized protein LOC131160807, which produces MGRKFGNTFNDTYERKATSYERTRPTNTGQVTSRGSNPTVQQPLDKGKAPMNGSSKQIFGNDVCYKCHKKSHFAKQCPTRNLAIEREDKEEESGEEHPYIPEEVASKDELSMEEEENPTVNVMRCIMVTPQEQEDWRRTSIFHTYIKCGNKSCKMIMDGGSYMNVISK; this is translated from the coding sequence ATGGGAAGAAAATTTGGAAACACCTTCAATGACACTTACGAGAGAAAAGCCACATCTTATGAGAGGACTAGACCTACCAACACGGGTCAAGTCACTTCAAGAGGTAGCAATCCCACTGTCCAGCAGCCTTTGGACAAAGGAAAGGCTCCTATGAATGGGTCCTCTAAACAAATTTTTGGAAATGATGTGTGCTACAAGTGTCATAAAAAAAGCCACTTTGCTAAGCAATGCCCCACTAGGAACTTAGCAATTGAAAGGGAGGATAAAGAAGAAGAGTCTGGAGAGGAACATCCTTATATCCCCGAAGAAGTAGCTAGTAAGGATGAGTTAtccatggaagaagaagaaaatcctACTGTAAATGTTATGCGATGTATCATGGTGACCCCTCAAGAACAAGAGGATTGGCGTCGaacttctatttttcatacttatatcAAGTGTGGAAATAAAAGTTGCAAGATGATCATGGATGGTGGAAGCTACATGAATGTGATCTCAAAATAA